A window of Candidatus Cloacimonadota bacterium contains these coding sequences:
- a CDS encoding acylphosphatase, with amino-acid sequence MRSVEIYVSGRVQGVGYRYFVVSKANMYKIKGYTKNMYDGRVKIIACGDKLNLDLFIQELRKGPTFARVKNLEISDLTASTHYDNFRVEF; translated from the coding sequence ATGAGAAGCGTTGAGATTTATGTTTCCGGTCGGGTGCAAGGTGTTGGCTATCGATATTTTGTAGTCAGTAAAGCAAATATGTATAAGATAAAAGGCTACACGAAAAACATGTATGATGGTAGAGTAAAAATCATTGCTTGCGGAGATAAATTGAATCTTGATCTATTCATCCAAGAATTGCGGAAAGGACCAACTTTTGCCCGAGTAAAAAATCTCGAAATATCTGATCTGACCGCTTCAACTCATTATGATAACTTCAGAGTGGAATTCTGA
- the rsmG gene encoding 16S rRNA (guanine(527)-N(7))-methyltransferase RsmG has product MKREIFKKFLVEKYPEKWEEMLLSFENYWKLLVLENAKINLISRKTGIEDYWTVHFLDSLLPIDFFDFSDKKILDLGTGGGLPGIPLKILFPKSEMYLLDSKQKKINSLKNIIKKLDLKRCFTIVSRLEDLDKERGGFFDFIVCRSVKILPKYRKKMFEILHKNGKIILYKSKILDDLKLFEKYKIYDVSQKEIGVRKIIEIEKE; this is encoded by the coding sequence ATGAAAAGAGAGATTTTTAAGAAATTTTTGGTAGAAAAATATCCTGAAAAATGGGAAGAAATGCTGCTGTCATTCGAGAACTATTGGAAGTTACTTGTTTTGGAAAATGCAAAAATAAATCTCATTTCCCGGAAAACTGGGATTGAAGATTATTGGACGGTTCATTTTCTCGACTCTCTTTTACCAATAGATTTTTTTGATTTTTCTGATAAAAAAATACTTGATCTCGGAACCGGCGGAGGATTGCCGGGAATTCCCCTAAAAATTTTATTTCCCAAGTCAGAGATGTATTTATTAGACTCGAAACAAAAGAAAATAAATTCTTTGAAAAACATAATCAAAAAACTTGACTTGAAAAGGTGTTTCACGATTGTTTCACGGCTTGAAGATTTGGATAAAGAAAGGGGTGGATTTTTTGATTTTATTGTTTGCCGTTCGGTAAAGATCCTTCCGAAATACAGAAAAAAGATGTTTGAGATTCTGCATAAAAATGGGAAGATCATTCTCTATAAAAGCAAAATCCTGGATGATCTCAAATTGTTTGAAAAATATAAAATTTATGATGTTTCGCAAAAGGAAATCGGAGTAAGAAAGATAATTGAAATTGAAAAGGAGTAA
- a CDS encoding ParA family protein, giving the protein MKKIITIVNQKGGVGKTTTAINLSSALAIYEKNTLLIDFDPQGNTSSGIGIDKENPNIYEALVGSVSIDAIIKKSPLLAKLDIAPSNTNLSGAEIELVKEYSREHKLKHALTEINGKYEYIIIDCPPSLGLLTVNALTVCSDVIVPIQCEYYALEGVSQLLTTIRLIKKNLNPDLNILGILLTMFDRRLNLSHQVAKEVRRYFQDQTFSTIIHRNVKLSEAPSFGKSIFHYDIKSSGSQNYLNFAKEVMSRCQN; this is encoded by the coding sequence ATGAAAAAAATAATAACGATCGTAAATCAGAAAGGAGGTGTTGGTAAAACTACAACCGCGATAAATCTATCGTCGGCTTTGGCAATTTATGAAAAAAACACCTTACTGATAGATTTTGATCCGCAGGGAAATACTTCGAGCGGAATTGGAATTGACAAAGAAAATCCAAATATTTATGAAGCTCTGGTTGGAAGTGTTTCCATCGATGCAATAATTAAAAAATCTCCCTTACTGGCAAAACTCGATATTGCTCCTTCAAATACGAATTTAAGCGGAGCGGAAATCGAGCTGGTAAAGGAATATTCACGCGAGCATAAACTCAAACACGCACTTACGGAAATAAATGGAAAATATGAATATATCATCATCGATTGTCCGCCATCTCTTGGTTTATTGACAGTTAATGCTTTAACTGTTTGTTCGGATGTGATCGTTCCTATTCAATGCGAATATTATGCTCTCGAAGGTGTGAGCCAATTGCTGACAACGATCAGATTGATCAAAAAAAATCTGAATCCGGATTTGAACATTCTCGGAATTCTGCTGACCATGTTCGATCGCAGATTGAATCTTTCGCACCAGGTCGCTAAAGAAGTCCGCAGGTATTTCCAGGATCAGACTTTTTCCACGATCATTCATAGAAATGTTAAGTTGAGTGAAGCTCCCAGCTTCGGTAAATCGATTTTTCATTATGATATAAAATCATCAGGTTCGCAAAATTACCTGAATTTTGCAAAGGAAGTAATGTCAAGATGTCAAAATTAG
- a CDS encoding ParB/RepB/Spo0J family partition protein, protein MSKLGRGLDALIDSGPEAIDKTTGITTVKVAFIKPNRFQPRKVFKEDKLRELAKSLQENGLIQPIIVTKKDRSEYELIAGERRLEAARIAGFDEIPVIIRSVSPREQLQFAIIENIQREDLNAIEEAIAFHQLSEDFGLTHSQISEIIGKERTTISNSIRLLKLNENIKQMVLDGKLSSGHARAILQIDEKLQEEFANYIVENSLSVRKAESDAKRIRETGSVQKINEEITENSKIYHLEERLNNIFKVKVRISGKNNKGKITFFYSSKEEFDQLLSGFEKK, encoded by the coding sequence ATGTCAAAATTAGGAAGAGGCTTAGATGCTTTGATCGATTCCGGTCCGGAAGCGATTGATAAAACGACAGGTATAACGACAGTCAAAGTCGCCTTTATCAAGCCGAATCGTTTCCAGCCGAGAAAAGTCTTCAAAGAAGATAAGCTCCGGGAATTGGCAAAATCGCTACAGGAAAACGGTTTGATCCAACCTATAATCGTCACCAAAAAAGATAGATCAGAATATGAATTGATCGCAGGCGAAAGAAGATTGGAAGCAGCCAGAATTGCAGGTTTTGACGAAATTCCAGTGATCATCAGAAGTGTGTCTCCGAGAGAACAACTGCAATTCGCAATTATTGAAAATATTCAGCGTGAAGACTTGAATGCGATCGAGGAAGCAATTGCCTTTCACCAATTAAGCGAAGATTTCGGATTAACGCACTCCCAAATTTCTGAAATTATAGGCAAAGAAAGAACAACGATCTCCAATTCCATCCGGTTATTGAAATTGAATGAAAACATAAAACAGATGGTTCTTGACGGAAAACTTTCTTCCGGTCATGCTCGCGCGATTTTGCAGATTGATGAGAAATTGCAAGAGGAATTCGCAAATTATATTGTTGAAAACAGCCTTTCCGTTCGGAAAGCAGAAAGCGATGCAAAAAGGATTAGGGAAACGGGCTCTGTTCAAAAAATCAATGAAGAAATAACGGAAAATTCCAAAATCTATCATCTTGAAGAACGACTGAATAATATCTTTAAAGTGAAAGTCCGAATTTCCGGTAAGAACAACAAAGGAAAGATCACTTTTTTTTATTCTTCAAAAGAAGAATTTGATCAACTTTTAAGCGGATTTGAAAAAAAATGA
- a CDS encoding M23 family metallopeptidase produces the protein MKKYLIIFLILFLLLIIIFSFKENRKLKLENLHFKQELESTDIYLKELGKQIQSLRKDEYEPLSKTDKMKKVLNDYLNEQKKKNEEKILKISKEELQEELIQYEKKIRFTPDLIPIKGEYAISQKYSEKHSALDFAAAMGTEVVSSAAGEILSVYEDKYFGKIIIIDHLNEYSSFYAHLAKTLVDPEICVEKGQTIGLVGSSGNSSAPHLHFEIMVNGENIDPATVLKNLPQ, from the coding sequence ATGAAAAAATATTTAATTATCTTTCTCATCCTATTTTTATTGCTGATCATTATTTTTTCCTTTAAAGAAAACAGAAAATTAAAATTGGAAAACCTTCATTTTAAGCAGGAATTGGAATCAACAGATATTTATCTGAAAGAACTTGGAAAACAAATTCAAAGTCTTCGGAAAGATGAATATGAACCTCTCTCCAAAACAGATAAGATGAAAAAAGTTCTCAATGATTATTTAAATGAACAGAAAAAAAAGAATGAGGAAAAAATACTGAAGATCTCGAAAGAAGAATTACAGGAAGAGTTAATTCAATATGAAAAGAAAATCCGATTTACTCCTGACCTGATCCCGATAAAAGGTGAATATGCGATCAGTCAGAAATATTCGGAAAAACACTCAGCACTCGATTTTGCTGCTGCAATGGGAACAGAAGTTGTTTCTTCGGCTGCTGGAGAAATTTTATCCGTTTACGAGGATAAATATTTCGGAAAAATCATTATTATCGATCATCTTAATGAGTACTCCTCTTTTTATGCTCATCTGGCAAAAACATTGGTGGATCCGGAAATTTGCGTTGAAAAAGGTCAGACGATTGGACTTGTCGGTTCGAGTGGAAATAGTTCTGCTCCTCATCTCCATTTTGAAATTATGGTAAATGGTGAGAATATTGATCCGGCTACCGTGTTAAAAAATCTTCCGCAATGA
- a CDS encoding polymer-forming cytoskeletal protein: MAKNREVELSTIIGKDSKVTGSLFVKGGVRVDGEVEGKIESDGFVTIGSSGIAKSDIKAKECLVSGKVKGNIVAEESLELDKSANLNGDIIARILRINTGAIFNGNCSMQNENQVMETIKTDDLQKEQKTD; encoded by the coding sequence ATGGCAAAAAACAGAGAAGTCGAACTTTCCACGATAATTGGAAAAGACAGCAAGGTTACAGGTTCTCTTTTCGTCAAAGGGGGAGTTCGTGTCGATGGAGAAGTCGAAGGAAAAATTGAATCAGACGGCTTTGTGACTATCGGTTCATCTGGAATAGCAAAGTCGGATATTAAAGCAAAAGAATGTCTGGTTTCAGGAAAAGTTAAAGGAAATATTGTTGCTGAAGAATCACTGGAACTGGATAAATCTGCTAATTTGAATGGAGATATAATAGCCAGAATTTTAAGGATCAATACAGGTGCGATTTTCAATGGAAATTGTTCCATGCAAAATGAAAACCAGGTAATGGAAACGATAAAAACCGATGATCTTCAAAAAGAACAAAAAACTGATTAA
- a CDS encoding AtpZ/AtpI family protein, whose amino-acid sequence MIFKKNKKLINNELLTYISLITQVGLTFIISLLIFFFLFLYLDKKLQTNGILTGIGTLLGVFSGFYASYKLIKRFIGK is encoded by the coding sequence ATGATCTTCAAAAAGAACAAAAAACTGATTAACAACGAACTGCTGACATACATCAGTTTAATAACCCAGGTTGGATTAACATTTATAATTTCCCTGCTCATATTTTTCTTTCTTTTTCTTTACCTTGATAAAAAACTCCAAACCAATGGAATTTTAACAGGGATCGGAACTTTACTCGGAGTTTTTTCCGGATTTTATGCTTCTTACAAATTGATCAAAAGATTTATAGGAAAATAA
- the atpB gene encoding ATP synthase F0 subunit A, which translates to MAKKKGSLKKIFLIFFIIEIALVVISGSFSKKLQIGFDDGKFVFRNVKSHFDLQEKITEEFQIDEYYRQTGETPEIYGSKKIYNIVKNIFGENSAIGAFNLIRMLLIVDILLLGLAFLIRKRLYKKPSQPQIIFELIYGLFEDFVQDTLGKGRVHYTPYIVSLFLFIWICNIIGMIPIPGFMEPTRNLNVPLGLGFIAVIVVHATAIKVKGLWGHLSNYVNPVKNPLFLLDLVGEMSKVVSISFRLFGNILGGAIIILVVSSLVKFVLLPIGLNLFFGMFVGSIQAFVFTMLALTYIGVEISE; encoded by the coding sequence ATGGCAAAAAAGAAAGGTTCTCTAAAAAAGATTTTTTTGATTTTTTTCATTATTGAAATTGCTCTTGTTGTAATTTCCGGAAGTTTTTCCAAGAAATTACAGATAGGATTTGATGATGGAAAATTCGTATTCAGAAATGTTAAAAGCCATTTTGACCTGCAGGAAAAGATTACGGAAGAATTCCAGATCGACGAATATTACAGACAGACCGGTGAAACCCCGGAAATTTATGGCAGTAAAAAAATATATAACATCGTTAAAAATATCTTTGGAGAAAACAGTGCGATCGGTGCTTTTAATCTCATCCGAATGCTGTTAATTGTCGATATTCTGCTTCTCGGATTGGCTTTTCTGATCAGGAAAAGACTCTACAAAAAACCTTCTCAACCACAAATAATTTTCGAACTTATCTACGGACTTTTTGAAGATTTCGTTCAAGACACTCTCGGTAAAGGACGGGTGCATTACACTCCCTACATCGTTAGTTTATTCCTCTTTATCTGGATCTGTAATATTATTGGAATGATCCCCATTCCGGGATTTATGGAACCAACCCGTAATTTGAATGTTCCGCTCGGATTAGGATTTATCGCTGTTATCGTTGTTCACGCTACTGCCATCAAAGTTAAAGGGCTTTGGGGACATCTGAGTAATTATGTTAATCCTGTAAAAAATCCTTTATTTTTATTAGATCTTGTGGGTGAGATGTCTAAAGTCGTTTCTATCTCATTCCGTTTATTTGGAAATATTTTAGGAGGAGCGATCATTATTCTCGTTGTTTCATCGCTCGTAAAATTTGTCCTTTTACCAATTGGATTAAATCTCTTTTTCGGAATGTTTGTAGGAAGTATCCAGGCTTTTGTTTTCACGATGCTCGCCCTGACTTATATCGGGGTTGAGATTTCGGAGTAG
- a CDS encoding ATP synthase F0 subunit C: MNFPVEYIQIAAYLGAGICVGIGAITTGIGSGIIAGEGSLAIMKQPKANEDIFRTMLIGQAAAQTAGIFALVVSMLLIYGGFDVAKGGWYKAAALLAAGIAMGIGSVGPSLGAGYSGGQACKSIGRMPKHGNAIMGNMLIGQALSQTSAIFALVVSLLLLYSSPNQPEGISIGRIMVKTIAFLGAGSAIGLGTIGPGAGIGYVAGRANDMLGRFPAERPNVMRTMFLGAAVSESTAIYSLVVAFLLIFAV; the protein is encoded by the coding sequence ATGAACTTTCCCGTAGAATATATACAAATCGCAGCTTATCTCGGAGCAGGAATTTGTGTTGGTATCGGTGCTATTACAACCGGGATCGGTTCCGGAATAATCGCAGGAGAAGGTTCTCTGGCGATCATGAAACAACCAAAGGCAAATGAAGATATCTTCCGCACTATGCTCATCGGTCAGGCTGCCGCTCAAACTGCCGGGATTTTTGCCTTAGTCGTCTCGATGTTACTTATTTATGGCGGATTTGATGTAGCCAAAGGTGGCTGGTATAAAGCTGCTGCTCTTTTAGCAGCCGGAATTGCGATGGGAATCGGATCGGTCGGACCATCTCTGGGAGCAGGATATTCCGGAGGACAAGCCTGTAAATCGATCGGTAGAATGCCGAAACACGGAAATGCCATAATGGGAAATATGCTGATCGGACAGGCGCTTTCCCAGACATCAGCGATCTTTGCTCTCGTTGTTTCTCTACTATTATTATATTCATCTCCAAACCAACCGGAAGGTATTTCGATCGGTAGAATTATGGTTAAAACTATCGCCTTTTTAGGAGCTGGTTCTGCAATCGGATTGGGAACAATTGGTCCCGGTGCGGGAATTGGTTATGTTGCCGGTAGAGCAAATGATATGTTGGGAAGATTTCCCGCTGAACGACCGAATGTGATGAGAACAATGTTTTTGGGAGCAGCAGTTTCGGAATCGACAGCGATCTATTCATTGGTCGTTGCCTTTTTATTAATATTTGCAGTTTAA
- the atpE gene encoding ATP synthase F0 subunit C, producing the protein MDLTIAQGIAKAAALLGAGMCMGMGALGPGVGEGFVAGKACEGIARSPENASLITRTMLVGQAVSESTGIYSLVIALLLIFST; encoded by the coding sequence ATGGATTTAACAATTGCTCAAGGAATCGCCAAAGCAGCAGCTCTTCTGGGAGCCGGTATGTGTATGGGAATGGGAGCATTAGGCCCCGGAGTTGGCGAAGGATTCGTGGCTGGAAAAGCCTGTGAAGGTATTGCTCGTTCACCGGAAAATGCCAGTTTGATCACCAGAACCATGCTGGTTGGTCAGGCTGTTTCCGAATCGACAGGTATTTACTCGCTGGTTATTGCTCTTTTATTGATTTTCTCGACCTAA
- a CDS encoding ATP synthase F0 subunit B encodes MINIDYSIIIVILNFIILLIILNGLLYKPAKKFLAERKAQIAADLNEADEFKKKANQLVQKKENELKLSAEEIRKMKKKARSDAELQANEIIGDAKDHEKKIMQETEEMIEHEKIKAIGEIKTELAEMVSELSAKFLSKKMDENNDQDMIKKMISERGNK; translated from the coding sequence ATGATTAATATAGATTATTCGATCATCATTGTGATCCTGAATTTTATTATTCTTTTGATAATTTTAAATGGACTGCTTTATAAACCAGCGAAGAAATTCCTGGCAGAAAGAAAAGCACAGATTGCTGCAGACCTTAACGAAGCTGATGAATTTAAAAAAAAGGCAAATCAACTTGTTCAGAAAAAAGAAAACGAATTAAAACTTTCTGCTGAAGAAATCCGGAAAATGAAAAAAAAAGCTCGTAGTGATGCAGAACTTCAAGCAAATGAAATCATCGGTGATGCCAAAGATCACGAGAAGAAGATCATGCAGGAAACGGAGGAAATGATCGAGCATGAAAAGATTAAAGCGATCGGAGAAATAAAGACGGAATTAGCTGAGATGGTTTCCGAGCTATCGGCGAAATTCCTATCCAAAAAAATGGATGAAAACAATGATCAGGATATGATCAAAAAAATGATTTCCGAACGGGGAAATAAGTGA
- the atpH gene encoding ATP synthase F1 subunit delta → MKNKLIAKRYAKAVMENISEDSTSFLNDISLLNKFFSDNPEVIKTADSLLYPPKRRIEIIKEISRISNNQKIWNNLFQLLVQKHKFIIIREILTELESIILEKKKQEKVHLKIAHKHPDEVLKKMKSIIADIIKKDLILDITIDPDIIGGFIASTESLVIDGSIRNNLIKFKNIVSEVK, encoded by the coding sequence GTGAAGAACAAACTGATCGCCAAAAGATATGCGAAAGCTGTCATGGAGAACATTTCAGAAGATTCAACTTCTTTCTTAAATGATATATCTTTATTGAATAAGTTTTTTTCAGATAATCCGGAAGTCATTAAAACTGCAGATTCGTTACTTTACCCTCCAAAGAGAAGAATCGAAATTATTAAAGAAATCAGCAGAATAAGCAATAATCAGAAAATCTGGAATAACCTTTTTCAACTTCTGGTCCAAAAACACAAATTCATCATTATCCGGGAAATTTTAACAGAACTTGAATCTATAATTTTAGAGAAAAAGAAACAAGAAAAAGTGCATTTGAAAATTGCTCACAAACATCCCGATGAGGTCCTGAAAAAAATGAAATCAATAATTGCAGATATTATCAAAAAAGATTTAATCCTCGATATTACCATCGATCCGGATATTATCGGAGGTTTTATTGCATCAACCGAATCTCTTGTCATAGATGGTTCGATCAGAAATAATTTGATCAAATTTAAGAATATTGTATCTGAAGTGAAATAA
- a CDS encoding F0F1 ATP synthase subunit alpha: MKIQPDEISSILKAKINDFKFEIDIEETGKVVQVGDGIARVYGLNNVMAGEMILFPGDVVGMALNLEEDNVGCILFGETRKIKEGDIAKRTKQILQVPVGEAMLGRVVNALGEPIDGKGAIKSEKSMPVERKALGIIQRQPVKEPLQTGLKSIDSMIPIGRGQRELIIGDRQTGKTAIGIDTIINQKGTDVICIYVAIGQKKSSVAKIVKTLELHGAMDYTIIVSASASESASLQYLSPYSGVTMGEFFRDNGKHALIIYDDLSKHAVSYRQISLLLRRPPGREAYPGDVFYLHSRLLERASKLSDELGGGSLTALPIIETQADDITAYIPTNVISITDGQIYLSSRLFYSGVRPAINAGLSVSRVGGNAQIKVMKGVTGQLRLDLAQYTELEAFAKFGSDLDKATQAQLRRGIRLVEILKQDQYVPLPVAKQVFIIFMANQGMLDKIEINEIKKVEEELFSILDSEYKDFMEELIKGSITDEVTEKMKKICQKVIEKF, from the coding sequence ATGAAAATACAACCAGATGAAATAAGTTCGATATTAAAAGCAAAGATCAACGATTTCAAGTTTGAGATCGATATTGAAGAAACCGGAAAAGTCGTTCAAGTTGGAGATGGAATTGCTCGTGTTTACGGTTTGAACAATGTTATGGCTGGTGAAATGATATTATTTCCCGGAGATGTTGTGGGTATGGCTTTGAATCTGGAAGAAGATAATGTCGGTTGCATTCTCTTTGGAGAAACCAGGAAAATCAAAGAGGGTGATATTGCTAAAAGAACAAAGCAGATCCTGCAGGTTCCGGTGGGAGAAGCAATGCTTGGCCGTGTTGTCAATGCTCTCGGTGAACCGATTGATGGTAAAGGTGCGATCAAATCCGAAAAATCTATGCCTGTGGAAAGAAAAGCACTCGGAATTATCCAGCGACAACCTGTGAAAGAACCTCTGCAAACCGGTTTGAAATCTATAGATTCTATGATCCCGATCGGAAGAGGACAACGAGAACTTATCATTGGTGACAGGCAAACAGGAAAAACTGCGATTGGGATCGACACAATTATAAACCAGAAAGGTACTGATGTAATCTGTATTTATGTTGCTATCGGTCAGAAAAAATCTTCAGTTGCAAAAATCGTAAAAACACTGGAATTACACGGAGCGATGGATTATACGATCATCGTTTCCGCTTCAGCTTCCGAATCTGCTTCTTTGCAATATCTATCTCCTTATTCCGGAGTTACAATGGGTGAATTTTTCCGCGATAATGGAAAACATGCTTTGATAATTTATGATGATCTCTCCAAACATGCTGTTTCGTATCGACAGATTTCCCTGCTTTTAAGACGACCTCCCGGACGAGAAGCATATCCAGGTGATGTATTTTATCTTCATTCAAGACTTCTGGAAAGAGCTTCTAAATTAAGTGATGAACTGGGTGGAGGTTCTCTCACTGCTCTTCCTATCATCGAAACACAAGCTGATGATATAACTGCGTATATTCCAACGAATGTGATTTCCATTACCGATGGTCAGATATATTTGAGCAGTCGTCTTTTCTATTCCGGAGTTCGTCCCGCGATCAATGCCGGACTGTCTGTTTCCCGGGTGGGAGGAAACGCACAGATCAAAGTGATGAAAGGTGTAACCGGGCAGCTTCGTCTAGATCTGGCTCAGTATACAGAATTAGAAGCATTTGCTAAATTCGGTTCGGACCTTGATAAAGCTACTCAAGCTCAACTGAGGCGAGGTATTCGACTTGTCGAAATTTTAAAACAGGATCAATATGTTCCGCTTCCTGTGGCTAAACAAGTTTTTATCATATTTATGGCAAACCAGGGTATGCTTGATAAAATCGAGATCAATGAGATCAAAAAAGTTGAAGAAGAACTTTTCTCAATCCTCGATTCCGAATATAAAGACTTCATGGAAGAACTTATAAAAGGTTCGATCACAGATGAAGTTACAGAAAAAATGAAAAAAATCTGTCAGAAAGTTATCGAGAAATTTTGA